CAGTCAACAATTATTTTCTCTTCAGCCTGGCCTGCGCCGACCTCATCATCGGTGTATTCTCCATGAATCTCTACTCCGTGTACATTATAAAGGGCTACTGGCCACTTGGTCCCATCGTGTGCGACCTATGGCTGGCCTTGGACTATGTGGTCAGTAATGCCTCCGTGATGAACCTTCTGATCATCAGCTTTGATCGATATTTCTGCGTTACCAAACCGTTGACCTATCCAGCTCGAAGAACCACCAAGATGGCAGGGTTGATGATTGCAGCCGCCTGGCTTCTTTCCTTTGCACTCTGGGCACCCGCTATCCTGTTTTGGCAGTTCATTGTGGGTGAGAGGACAGTAGAAGATAGGGAATGCTATATTCAGTTTCTTTCCAACCCCGCAGTTACTTTTGGCACAGCCATTGCTGCCTTCTATCTCCCTGTCATTATCATGACCATCCTCTACATTCATATTTCATTGGCCAGCAGGAGTAGAGTTCGCAGACATTGTCCGGAGACCAAACCAGAGAAGAAGAAGAGTAAGTTTCTAAGCTCTATGAAGAGCCCTCTCATCAAGCAGACAAAGAGCCTTCCTAAATCCGAGACAGTGGAAGTCAAAGTGGAAGGTGAAAACGGGGTGAAAAATGGCAAACTAGAGAAGTCATTGACCAACCTTCAATCGGTGGAAGAAAAAGAGACGTCGAATGAATCTAGTTCAGCTAGTATGACCAACAACGCTCAGGAAAAGCAAGCAAGCGATCCAACGTCTGGTGTCGTCTTGGCTCCCACTC
The Eleutherodactylus coqui strain aEleCoq1 chromosome 11, aEleCoq1.hap1, whole genome shotgun sequence genome window above contains:
- the CHRM4 gene encoding muscarinic acetylcholine receptor M4 produces the protein MSSEGGAVPWEDTEIFYNLSTPGWPVTMENNTWENSTSLPTQPSNHTQMGKYQTMEMVFIATVTGSLSLVTVVGNILVMLSIKVNRQLQTVNNYFLFSLACADLIIGVFSMNLYSVYIIKGYWPLGPIVCDLWLALDYVVSNASVMNLLIISFDRYFCVTKPLTYPARRTTKMAGLMIAAAWLLSFALWAPAILFWQFIVGERTVEDRECYIQFLSNPAVTFGTAIAAFYLPVIIMTILYIHISLASRSRVRRHCPETKPEKKKSKFLSSMKSPLIKQTKSLPKSETVEVKVEGENGVKNGKLEKSLTNLQSVEEKETSNESSSASMTNNAQEKQASDPTSGVVLAPTQSMQQLHPRVNAASKWSKIKIVTKQTGNECVTAIEIVPECSIPLHQGSDMPNSGPANVARKFASIARNQVRKKRQMAAREKKVTKTIFAILLAFILTWTPYNVMVLINTFCDTCIPETVWYIGYWLCYVNSTVNPACYALCNATFKKTFKHLLMCQYKNIGMAR